The Natranaerovirga hydrolytica genome includes the window ATTGATAAAAATAATCTTAATCAAATAAACGACTCAATCAAAAGAACATTATTGTTTAATGAAATCATTAGATTAGGCTTGATTATAGTCATTATAACCATTCTTTTTGGCTCCATTCTGAATCCAATTAATAAGCTCAAGCTCTTAATGAAAAAAGTAGAATCGGGAGACTTAACAGTAAGATTTAGAAATAAAAGAGAAGATGAAATGGGCAGTTTGATTAACAGTTTTAACAATATGGTTGGACAGTTAGAGCACTATAGTTTTCAAGAAAAAGAAATGAAACTTACAATTATGCAAGAGCAAATCAAGCCCCATTTTTTATACAATACACTAGACACTATAAAATGGGTTGCGATGGAAGATGATTCAGAAGAAGTGATTCATCTGATTGATTCCCTAAGTACGTATTTTAGAATTGGTCTTAGTAGCGGTAGCAATTTTATTAGCCTAGATGAAGAACTAGAACATATTGATAGTTATTTGAGGATTCAAAAAGCAAGATTTGAAGAACGATTGGACTATACATTACAATATGATGAGACATTAGTAGAGTATAAAGTACTGAGGGTTATCCTACAACCAATCGTGGAAAATGCAGTGATACATGGAATCAATGATACAGAAAAACAAGGAAAAATAGTAATAGAACTTAAGCAAGCCTCAGAAGACATCATGATTACAGTTAAAAACAATGCAGCCATATCAACAGACTTATTGAAAACAATTAATAAGGCATTAAAACGAGATGAAAAAAATGAATTTATTAAAGGGTATGGACTGTATAGTGTGAATCATAGAATAAAACTAGAATACGGTAAACAATATGGCATAACCTTACAAGTTAAGAACCAGTGGACCATTGCGACGATAACCATACCAAAGATTAGAATGGAGCATTAATATGATTAAAGTGCTTATTGTGGATGATGAACCTAAAATTAGAAATGGGCTGAAACAATGGATTAAACAAAGTGGTTATCCATTTCAAATTGTTGGACAAGCTAAAAATGGAAAAGAAGCCTTAGATTATATTGTAAAAGCCCAACCGGACTTTTTTCTTGTAGATATTAATATGCCGATGTTAAATGGACTGGATTTGATAAAAGAAATCAAACAAAACAATGAAAAAGCGATTGTGGTTATTGTGACAGGCTATGATAATTTTAAATACGCACATACAGCCATAAAATTAAAAGTAGATGATTATTTGTTAAAGCCCGTTTCAAAAAGTGAGTTTGATACAGTATTGAAAAGTGTTGTGGATCAATTAGGAAAAGACACAGAGAAGAAGGTTTTAGAGTGTAAACAGTACTCTTGTCTCATTAGAAATGTAAAAAATTATATTGAAAATCATTATGACAATTCTCAACTTAATTTGTCTGGTGTTGCAGAGTTGTTTGAAGTGAACAAAGTTTATTTGAGTAAATTAATGAAGCAAGAAATGGGGAAATCATTTATAGAGTATTTAACAGATGTACGATTACATAAAGCAAAAGGTATATTGGAAAGTGAGTTTCAAAGAATTACAATGTACAATCTAGCAACAAAAGTGGGCTATACCTCCCAACATTATTTTAGTAGAGTCTTTAAAAAAACATTTGGAATGTCTCCAACAGAATACAGAGATAAAATAAAAATGTAATCTAATCATTTGCTTACAAGAATTAATTTTTTGAAAGTCGGGAATGCGTCCAGTTGGA containing:
- a CDS encoding sensor histidine kinase, with protein sequence MRKSIKIKFIISIAITFLILFVFFTYCIDTKVKRKVHLLNTDLTTQLIDARANQISNWIEQRKIELEMMSNNILTHHMDKDQALTYIHSIYEDKKDTYLQMGIVTYGGHKVTTTGEEEPIHTQCFYKNTLREKATFKISYPIEKEGYLVVGMLYTVSGVNREIEFIYVEVPLEKLIRITDRIDVYEGFGEILIRDNPLSTDTPRYNEISEENLMTFETNIAAARGWSLRYYIDKNNLNQINDSIKRTLLFNEIIRLGLIIVIITILFGSILNPINKLKLLMKKVESGDLTVRFRNKREDEMGSLINSFNNMVGQLEHYSFQEKEMKLTIMQEQIKPHFLYNTLDTIKWVAMEDDSEEVIHLIDSLSTYFRIGLSSGSNFISLDEELEHIDSYLRIQKARFEERLDYTLQYDETLVEYKVLRVILQPIVENAVIHGINDTEKQGKIVIELKQASEDIMITVKNNAAISTDLLKTINKALKRDEKNEFIKGYGLYSVNHRIKLEYGKQYGITLQVKNQWTIATITIPKIRMEH
- a CDS encoding response regulator transcription factor, which codes for MIKVLIVDDEPKIRNGLKQWIKQSGYPFQIVGQAKNGKEALDYIVKAQPDFFLVDINMPMLNGLDLIKEIKQNNEKAIVVIVTGYDNFKYAHTAIKLKVDDYLLKPVSKSEFDTVLKSVVDQLGKDTEKKVLECKQYSCLIRNVKNYIENHYDNSQLNLSGVAELFEVNKVYLSKLMKQEMGKSFIEYLTDVRLHKAKGILESEFQRITMYNLATKVGYTSQHYFSRVFKKTFGMSPTEYRDKIKM